Proteins encoded together in one Streptomyces umbrinus window:
- a CDS encoding LysR family transcriptional regulator — MDTEAVRSFVRAAELGQLQHAADELGVTQQAVSKRIATLERELNVRLFTRTARGVELTLDGQAFLPHARSIVTGVDRAITAIRPGSRALRIDVLGLRSAQAVVLHDYWRSHPETDLDVVTLRVNDPRLAVAAVQAGDIDASFRSVTDPATLPRDVQMIHAFDSPLELLVGPRHPLASARTLTPAQLRRHRIWVPGIAPRSEWAEFYDQLATDFDLRIDAAGPNFGNEVLLDILADSADVATLVGSRDRYIWPTNHDLRRIPIENPTLAYPLSLILPRENPHPGLRAIISHLGSLTPLPETAWRPSWATTPRRGDGAVEHTSR; from the coding sequence ATGGATACCGAGGCGGTGCGATCGTTCGTCCGCGCTGCCGAGCTCGGGCAGCTGCAACACGCGGCCGACGAGCTCGGCGTAACGCAACAGGCCGTGTCGAAGCGGATCGCAACGCTTGAGCGCGAACTCAACGTCCGGTTGTTCACCCGCACCGCCCGAGGGGTCGAGCTGACACTCGACGGCCAGGCCTTCCTCCCACACGCCCGGAGCATCGTCACGGGTGTCGATCGCGCCATCACCGCGATCAGACCGGGCTCGCGGGCCCTTCGGATCGACGTTCTCGGCCTGCGATCCGCGCAGGCCGTCGTCCTGCACGACTACTGGCGGTCGCATCCCGAGACCGACCTCGACGTGGTGACCCTCAGGGTCAACGATCCGCGCCTGGCGGTCGCCGCCGTCCAAGCAGGCGATATCGACGCGTCGTTCCGCTCGGTCACCGACCCTGCCACACTGCCGCGCGACGTGCAGATGATCCACGCCTTCGACTCCCCGCTGGAACTCCTCGTCGGCCCGAGGCACCCGCTCGCCTCCGCACGGACACTGACACCGGCCCAGCTGCGCCGACACCGGATCTGGGTGCCGGGTATCGCGCCGCGAAGCGAATGGGCGGAGTTCTACGATCAGCTCGCCACCGACTTCGACCTCCGCATCGACGCCGCGGGCCCGAACTTCGGCAACGAGGTACTCCTCGACATCCTCGCGGACTCCGCGGACGTGGCAACCCTCGTGGGCTCGCGCGACCGGTACATCTGGCCGACGAACCACGACCTGCGCCGTATCCCGATCGAGAATCCGACGCTCGCGTACCCGCTCTCGCTCATCCTCCCCCGAGAGAATCCACACCCCGGACTCCGGGCAATCATCAGCCACCTCGGCAGCCTGACCCCGCTCCCTGAGACGGCCTGGCGCCCCTCCTGGGCAACAACACCACGCCGCGGCGACGGAGCCGTCGAACACACCTCACGCTAA
- a CDS encoding hydantoinase/oxoprolinase family protein, whose product MNTPRIRVGIDVGGTFTDAVAVDATTLELLGQIKVPTSHHHEDGVAHGIVEALDRLLEQTGSAPADVAFLAHGTTQATNALLEGDVATVGLIGIGTGTAAVLTRRLASFGKLELTPGKRLPLAYAHVADPQDTADVRRAVEELQDAGSQVLVASQPFSVDRPEGEQAVLDAARPYGLPMTAAHEITSLYGLHKRTRTAVVNAAILPRMLATADLVDASITKAGVTAPLMVMRCDGGVMALDEMRRRPLLTVLSGPAAGVAGALMQERVSEGVFLETGGTSTDISVVRRGKVAVRHATILGKTSYLSALDVRTVGVGGGSMVRIGGGRVTGVGPRSAHIAGLPYACFASPDQLRDAKVNTVRPMEGDPADYAVIDAAGGRFAVTMTCAANALGRVPEGDFARCDPESARAAIVPLAAHLGTDVATAATRILDAGIAQVKTVVDAMIRDYRLDKDTAILVGGGGGAASVTPHLADTSGMEGRIARHNEVISPIGVALALVREQVERIVPGATQEQILAVRAEAERAVVAQGAPAEGVEVEVTVDPQTNTVRAVATGATELRTQDRSHRADDTERLRAAAASLKTDPAAVHVLAGTAAHTVYGTETHRRLRPTRRPIRIVDVDGVVRHHAADARVETTTVAGAPEVLARLVGESTSYGDGGVRAPALRLLLGARIADLSGVLDPQPLLALARSELRARAADEPVVAVLEVRS is encoded by the coding sequence ATGAACACACCCCGCATCCGCGTCGGCATCGACGTGGGCGGAACCTTCACCGACGCCGTAGCCGTGGACGCCACGACCCTCGAACTCCTGGGGCAGATCAAGGTCCCCACCAGCCACCATCACGAGGACGGCGTCGCGCACGGCATCGTCGAGGCGCTCGACCGGCTCCTGGAGCAGACCGGCTCCGCCCCCGCCGACGTCGCCTTCCTGGCGCACGGCACGACCCAGGCCACCAACGCCCTCCTGGAGGGCGACGTGGCGACCGTCGGACTGATCGGCATCGGTACCGGCACCGCAGCGGTGCTAACCCGCCGCCTCGCGTCGTTCGGAAAGCTCGAACTCACCCCCGGCAAAAGGCTTCCGCTGGCCTACGCGCATGTCGCCGACCCTCAGGACACGGCAGACGTCCGCCGCGCGGTCGAAGAGCTGCAGGACGCAGGCTCTCAAGTCCTCGTCGCCAGCCAGCCGTTCAGCGTCGACCGTCCCGAGGGCGAGCAGGCCGTCCTGGACGCGGCACGGCCGTACGGGCTGCCGATGACCGCCGCGCACGAGATCACCTCGCTGTACGGGCTGCACAAGCGCACCCGTACCGCCGTGGTCAACGCGGCGATCCTGCCCCGCATGCTGGCCACCGCCGACCTCGTCGACGCCTCCATCACCAAGGCGGGCGTGACCGCGCCGCTGATGGTGATGCGCTGCGACGGCGGTGTGATGGCGCTCGACGAGATGCGCCGCCGACCGCTCCTGACGGTCCTGTCGGGACCGGCTGCCGGAGTGGCGGGCGCTCTGATGCAGGAACGGGTCAGCGAGGGCGTGTTCCTGGAGACCGGGGGCACGTCGACCGACATCAGCGTCGTACGCCGCGGCAAGGTCGCCGTCCGGCACGCCACCATCCTCGGCAAGACCTCGTATCTGAGCGCCCTCGACGTGCGCACGGTCGGCGTCGGCGGCGGGTCCATGGTGCGGATCGGCGGCGGCCGGGTGACGGGCGTGGGACCGCGCAGCGCCCACATCGCGGGGCTGCCGTACGCCTGCTTCGCCTCTCCCGACCAGCTGCGCGACGCCAAGGTGAACACCGTCCGGCCCATGGAAGGCGACCCCGCCGACTACGCGGTGATCGACGCGGCGGGCGGGCGGTTCGCCGTGACGATGACCTGTGCCGCCAATGCCCTCGGCCGCGTCCCCGAGGGCGACTTCGCCCGCTGCGACCCCGAGAGCGCGCGTGCCGCGATCGTGCCGCTGGCCGCCCATCTCGGCACGGACGTCGCGACGGCGGCCACGCGGATCCTCGACGCGGGCATCGCCCAGGTGAAGACGGTGGTGGACGCCATGATCCGCGACTACCGCCTCGACAAGGACACGGCGATCCTCGTCGGTGGAGGCGGCGGTGCCGCGTCCGTCACGCCGCACCTCGCCGACACCAGCGGCATGGAGGGCCGGATCGCCCGCCACAACGAGGTCATCAGCCCCATCGGCGTCGCCCTCGCGCTCGTACGGGAACAGGTCGAGCGGATCGTGCCCGGTGCCACGCAGGAACAGATCCTCGCCGTCCGTGCCGAGGCGGAGCGGGCGGTCGTCGCCCAGGGCGCCCCCGCCGAAGGCGTCGAGGTCGAGGTCACCGTCGACCCGCAGACCAACACCGTGCGCGCGGTCGCGACCGGCGCCACCGAACTGCGCACCCAGGACCGGTCCCACCGCGCCGACGACACGGAGCGGCTCCGTGCCGCGGCGGCCAGTCTCAAGACCGACCCCGCGGCGGTCCACGTCCTGGCGGGCACCGCCGCCCACACCGTCTACGGCACCGAGACGCACCGGCGCCTGCGGCCGACCCGCCGGCCCATACGGATCGTCGACGTGGACGGCGTCGTACGCCACCACGCCGCCGACGCCCGCGTGGAGACCACCACCGTGGCCGGCGCCCCGGAGGTGCTCGCCCGGCTGGTGGGCGAGTCCACCTCGTACGGCGACGGCGGGGTACGCGCTCCCGCCCTGCGGCTGCTGCTCGGCGCCCGCATCGCCGACCTGTCCGGCGTCCTCGATCCCCAGCCTCTACTCGCGCTGGCCCGCAGCGAGTTGCGGGCCCGAGCGGCCGACGAGCCGGTGGTCGCAGTGCTGGAGGTTCGGTCATGA
- a CDS encoding LLM class flavin-dependent oxidoreductase, with translation MRFSVNIPNFGDFADPRTVAKVAAAAEQAGWDGLFVWDHVLHRKHGGRPFGDPWMLLTAAALATSRIRLGTLVTPVARRRPQQLARQVATLDAVSGGRVTFATGLGGPVEDEYASFGDTTDPKVLAERLDEGLDLLQRYWSGKPVNHEGRHYEVRDVTLLPATVQRPRPPVWVAGFWPNRPPMRRAARWDGVVPLFADARHGHVPPVDQVHDLVAYVRKQREDRSGTPFEIVLGGATPGDDVARTRDLIGPLAEAGATWWDERQIQTSETLDRLAPVLRRIEQGPPVL, from the coding sequence ATGCGATTCTCGGTGAACATTCCGAACTTCGGTGACTTCGCCGATCCCAGAACCGTGGCGAAGGTGGCCGCGGCGGCCGAACAGGCAGGGTGGGACGGGCTGTTCGTCTGGGATCACGTGCTGCACCGCAAGCACGGGGGCAGACCGTTCGGGGACCCCTGGATGCTGCTGACCGCCGCCGCACTGGCGACGTCCCGGATCAGGCTGGGCACGCTGGTCACCCCCGTCGCCCGGCGGCGCCCGCAGCAACTCGCCCGCCAGGTGGCCACCTTGGACGCCGTGAGCGGCGGCCGGGTCACCTTCGCCACGGGGCTGGGCGGGCCCGTGGAGGACGAGTACGCGAGCTTCGGCGACACCACCGACCCGAAGGTACTGGCCGAGCGGCTGGACGAGGGCCTGGACCTGCTCCAGCGCTACTGGTCGGGCAAGCCGGTCAACCACGAAGGACGGCACTACGAGGTACGGGACGTGACCTTGCTGCCCGCCACGGTGCAGCGCCCTCGGCCGCCGGTCTGGGTCGCCGGCTTCTGGCCCAACCGCCCGCCCATGCGCCGGGCCGCCCGCTGGGACGGCGTGGTCCCACTGTTCGCCGATGCCAGGCACGGCCACGTACCGCCTGTCGATCAGGTCCATGACCTGGTCGCATACGTTCGCAAGCAGCGCGAGGACCGGTCCGGCACCCCGTTCGAGATCGTCCTCGGCGGTGCCACACCGGGCGACGACGTGGCCAGGACCCGCGATCTCATCGGCCCGTTGGCCGAGGCGGGCGCCACCTGGTGGGACGAACGGCAGATCCAGACCAGCGAAACACTGGACCGGCTCGCCCCGGTGCTGCGCCGCATCGAACAGGGCCCGCCGGTCCTGTAG
- a CDS encoding SDR family oxidoreductase, whose translation MKVLIIGGSGFLGTELVRQATAAGWETAATYCSRPGGTAGASWHRLDLRAAGHIDEVLAAVAPSAVIDATSGGSDWAVTADGSIRVAMAAMRRGCRLVHVSSDAVFSGSRIRYDETCLPDPVTPYGAAKAAAETAVRLLAPSAAVARTSLIIGRGGSVHERLVHALAAGTHDGVLFTDDVRCPVHVEDLASALLELAVSDHDGMFHLAGADALSRHELGVLIARRDGLDAARLPAGRRADSLMPGPLDVRLDSGATQERVRTRLRGAGQFLQVR comes from the coding sequence ATGAAGGTCCTGATCATCGGCGGCAGCGGTTTCCTCGGTACGGAACTGGTGCGCCAGGCGACAGCCGCGGGCTGGGAGACAGCCGCGACGTACTGTTCCCGTCCCGGCGGCACTGCCGGGGCCTCGTGGCACCGGCTCGATCTTCGCGCCGCCGGGCACATCGACGAGGTACTGGCCGCGGTGGCCCCCAGTGCCGTCATCGACGCAACGAGCGGAGGGAGCGACTGGGCGGTCACCGCCGACGGCTCGATCCGCGTGGCGATGGCCGCGATGCGACGCGGTTGCCGCCTGGTCCACGTCTCCAGCGACGCGGTGTTCTCCGGTTCCCGGATTCGCTACGACGAGACCTGCCTGCCCGACCCGGTCACCCCGTACGGCGCGGCCAAGGCCGCCGCCGAGACCGCGGTGCGGCTCCTGGCGCCGAGCGCCGCGGTCGCCCGTACGTCGTTGATCATCGGACGCGGCGGATCCGTGCACGAGCGCCTGGTGCACGCCCTGGCCGCCGGCACACACGACGGCGTCCTGTTCACCGACGACGTCCGCTGCCCGGTCCACGTAGAAGATCTGGCTTCCGCGCTGCTGGAGCTCGCGGTGTCGGATCATGACGGCATGTTCCACCTTGCCGGAGCGGACGCGCTCAGTCGCCACGAACTCGGCGTACTCATCGCCCGACGCGACGGACTCGACGCGGCCCGGCTACCTGCCGGGCGCCGGGCCGACAGCCTCATGCCCGGCCCCCTCGACGTCCGCCTCGACAGCGGCGCCACCCAGGAACGCGTACGCACACGGCTGCGGGGAGCCGGCCAGTTCCTCCAGGTCCGGTAG
- a CDS encoding CbrC family protein, translating to MSARLPVFRYHPDPLASGSIRASTEKCACCHRSTGWIYTATFYTAQEVDGSFCPWCIADGSAAERFEGDFIDAYGLEGISDETLEEVAHRTPGFHAWQDPHWLVHCHDAAAFLGEVGCTELAAHPDALDHLRLDLRMSGRHDTAQVEHFLTHLGEGASAMLFRCTVCGTHLAYVDAS from the coding sequence GTGAGCGCCCGCCTGCCCGTCTTCCGTTACCACCCGGACCCGCTCGCCAGCGGATCCATCCGCGCGAGCACCGAGAAGTGCGCCTGCTGCCACCGCAGCACGGGATGGATCTACACCGCGACCTTCTACACCGCCCAAGAGGTCGACGGGAGCTTCTGCCCCTGGTGCATCGCCGACGGCAGCGCCGCCGAACGGTTCGAAGGTGACTTCATCGACGCCTACGGGCTCGAGGGCATCAGTGACGAGACCCTGGAGGAGGTCGCCCACCGCACCCCCGGCTTCCACGCCTGGCAGGATCCGCACTGGCTCGTCCACTGCCACGACGCGGCCGCCTTCCTCGGCGAGGTCGGCTGTACCGAGCTGGCAGCACACCCCGATGCTCTCGACCACCTCCGACTCGACCTGCGCATGAGCGGCCGGCACGACACAGCCCAGGTCGAGCACTTCCTGACGCACCTGGGCGAAGGGGCTTCCGCCATGCTCTTCCGCTGCACTGTCTGCGGCACTCATCTCGCTTACGTCGACGCCTCTTAG
- a CDS encoding MFS transporter: protein MRVRLGRSFGWLWSAYAVSTYGTWLAFGAFPLIAVQVLHASAFAVSVLEAAGLAVAAVVAFSLGPWVEHRAKRPVMIAMDLIRFVAVASIPIAYVLGLLSYGQLLVVSVISGTASIAFSAASGAYLKHLVRGDQLLVANGRFEGTSWVATAAGPPLGGALIGLLGPVVTVMADALSYLLSALGVLRIRGGDIAAPRDRATRLRGADLLCGWRFILRDRALRRLFLNSILVGGLIMATAPLLSVLLLGQYHFPAWQYGLAFGIPALGGFVGARLSARLVTRYGRYRIMTVFGWLRSLFPLGLAFVRPGIPGLLTVIIVEGLLITCMGIFNPIYATERLQRTPVDRTAQVLSTWSAISKLLQAALMVIWGILATLTSPLAAITLSGVLLLATPLLLPKRIHLSAPEPAVSAEGARAV from the coding sequence ATGCGCGTGCGGTTGGGGCGCAGTTTCGGTTGGCTGTGGTCGGCCTACGCCGTCAGTACATACGGTACGTGGCTTGCCTTTGGCGCGTTCCCGCTGATCGCAGTCCAAGTGCTGCACGCGTCGGCATTCGCCGTGTCGGTGCTGGAGGCGGCCGGGCTCGCCGTCGCGGCGGTCGTCGCGTTCTCGCTCGGGCCGTGGGTCGAGCACCGGGCCAAGCGTCCGGTGATGATCGCGATGGACCTGATCCGGTTCGTCGCGGTGGCAAGCATCCCGATCGCGTACGTCCTCGGCCTGCTTTCGTACGGCCAACTGTTGGTTGTCTCGGTCATCTCCGGGACCGCGAGCATCGCCTTCTCCGCCGCATCCGGCGCGTATCTGAAGCATCTCGTCCGTGGCGATCAACTCCTCGTGGCGAACGGGAGATTCGAGGGCACGAGCTGGGTGGCGACCGCGGCGGGCCCGCCCCTCGGCGGCGCACTCATCGGGTTGCTCGGCCCGGTCGTCACGGTCATGGCCGACGCCCTCAGCTACCTGCTGTCCGCACTCGGGGTCCTCCGCATCCGCGGAGGCGACATCGCGGCACCCCGCGACCGGGCCACCAGGTTGCGCGGAGCCGACCTTCTCTGCGGGTGGCGGTTCATCCTCCGCGACCGCGCACTGAGGCGCCTGTTCCTCAACTCGATCCTGGTCGGCGGCCTCATCATGGCCACCGCCCCGCTCCTGTCCGTCCTCCTGCTGGGCCAGTACCACTTCCCGGCCTGGCAATACGGTCTCGCCTTCGGTATCCCGGCACTCGGCGGCTTCGTGGGCGCCCGCCTCTCCGCGCGCCTAGTGACCCGCTACGGCCGGTACCGGATCATGACCGTGTTCGGCTGGCTGCGATCGCTCTTCCCGCTCGGTCTCGCGTTCGTCCGACCCGGCATCCCCGGACTGCTCACCGTGATCATCGTCGAGGGCCTGCTGATCACCTGTATGGGCATCTTCAACCCGATCTACGCGACAGAACGCCTGCAGCGGACCCCAGTGGACCGCACCGCCCAAGTCCTCAGTACCTGGAGCGCCATCAGCAAACTCCTCCAAGCTGCCCTGATGGTGATCTGGGGCATCCTCGCCACCCTCACAAGCCCGCTCGCCGCGATCACCTTGTCCGGAGTTCTCCTGCTCGCCACTCCGCTCTTGCTGCCCAAACGAATACATCTGTCGGCCCCTGAGCCCGCTGTGTCGGCCGAAGGAGCCCGGGCCGTATGA
- a CDS encoding FAD-dependent oxidoreductase: protein MIPEADILVVGGGLGGVAAALAACRAGRSVVLTEETDWIGGQLTSQAVPPDEHPWVEQFGTTASYRRLREEIRRYYRHWYPLRAEALALTDLNPGAGRVSKLCHEPRVALAVLEGMLAPHRAAGRLTVLTEHRPISAESDNDVVRSVTLEDLRDGTHRTLTARYVLDATERGELLHLAGVEHANGAEARAEFDEPHAPDEAQPLNQQGITVCFALSHHEGEDHTIDRPQDYGFWRTYQPSFWPGPLLGFQAPDPRTLEPVPRTFVPNPDLDPLGVSADQSADAGDKELWGFRRILARKLHTPGAFDSDITLVNWPLNDYWLKPYIGQEAEALCEARQLSLSLLYWLQTEAPRADGGTGFPGLRIRPDVTGTADGLAKAAYVRESRRIKAVTTVTEHDVAIELVGPRGGTRHRDSVGVGSYRIDLHPSTGGDDYIDIGSVPFEIPLGSLVPRRVRNLLPAGKNIGTTHITNGCYRLHPVEWNVGEVAGALAAHCVAEDVEPHQVQAEDKRFEEFARLLDRDGVQRHWPDVRGY, encoded by the coding sequence GTGATACCCGAAGCAGACATTCTCGTCGTGGGCGGCGGCCTCGGCGGCGTGGCCGCCGCACTCGCCGCCTGCCGGGCAGGACGCAGCGTCGTGCTCACCGAGGAGACGGACTGGATCGGCGGCCAGCTCACCAGCCAGGCCGTACCGCCCGACGAGCACCCGTGGGTCGAGCAGTTCGGTACGACCGCCTCCTACCGGCGGCTGCGCGAGGAGATCCGGCGGTACTACCGCCACTGGTACCCGCTGCGGGCCGAGGCCTTGGCACTCACCGACCTCAACCCGGGGGCCGGCCGCGTCAGCAAGCTCTGCCACGAGCCCAGGGTCGCCCTCGCCGTCCTGGAGGGCATGCTCGCGCCCCACCGGGCGGCGGGACGGCTGACCGTACTCACCGAGCACCGGCCGATCTCCGCCGAGTCCGACAACGATGTCGTACGGTCGGTGACGTTGGAGGACCTGCGCGACGGGACGCATCGAACCCTCACCGCGCGGTACGTCCTGGACGCCACCGAGAGGGGCGAACTCCTCCACCTCGCGGGCGTCGAGCACGCGAACGGGGCCGAGGCACGGGCCGAGTTCGACGAGCCGCACGCCCCGGACGAGGCCCAGCCTCTCAACCAGCAGGGCATCACGGTCTGTTTCGCGCTCTCCCACCACGAGGGCGAGGACCACACGATCGACCGGCCGCAGGACTACGGCTTCTGGCGCACCTACCAACCCTCGTTCTGGCCAGGCCCGTTGCTCGGCTTCCAGGCGCCCGACCCGCGCACGCTGGAGCCGGTGCCGCGGACCTTCGTACCGAATCCGGATCTCGATCCGCTCGGCGTCTCGGCCGATCAGAGCGCCGATGCCGGCGACAAGGAACTGTGGGGCTTCCGCCGCATCCTCGCCCGCAAGCTGCACACGCCGGGCGCCTTCGACTCCGACATCACGCTCGTCAACTGGCCGCTCAACGACTACTGGCTCAAGCCGTACATCGGTCAGGAGGCCGAAGCGCTGTGCGAGGCACGGCAGTTGTCGCTGTCACTGCTGTACTGGCTGCAGACCGAGGCGCCGCGCGCGGACGGCGGGACCGGCTTCCCGGGCCTGCGGATCCGCCCGGACGTGACCGGCACGGCGGACGGCCTGGCCAAGGCAGCGTACGTTCGTGAGTCCCGCCGTATCAAGGCCGTCACCACGGTCACCGAGCACGATGTGGCGATCGAGCTTGTCGGCCCACGCGGCGGAACGCGCCACCGCGACTCGGTGGGCGTCGGCAGCTACCGCATCGACCTGCATCCCTCGACCGGCGGCGACGACTACATCGACATCGGGTCCGTGCCGTTCGAGATTCCGCTCGGCTCGCTCGTGCCGCGCCGGGTGCGCAATCTGCTGCCCGCCGGCAAGAACATCGGCACCACGCACATCACCAACGGCTGCTACCGGCTCCATCCGGTCGAGTGGAACGTCGGCGAGGTCGCCGGAGCCCTGGCCGCGCACTGCGTGGCCGAGGACGTCGAGCCGCACCAGGTGCAGGCCGAGGACAAGCGGTTCGAGGAGTTCGCGCGGCTGCTCGACCGCGACGGAGTGCAACGCCACTGGCCGGACGTACGCGGCTACTGA
- a CDS encoding DUF1707 SHOCT-like domain-containing protein, translating to MPGEISPTGKHSGSSPELRASHADRDRVVDVLRIAAGDGLLTADELDERLEAALSARTLSELATLTADLPPVSATTGTTVADVKDVVRIEQVHSGAIERLGRWVVPRRMELAVTFCEVTLDFTDAVITHDTLRIDVGMTGKTLTLVTRPGVVVDTDGLQLVHSKVKYRQTPTNPDAPVTLRVELVGMKAFGRVVVRSRRRTFGQWLLRRP from the coding sequence ATGCCGGGAGAGATTTCGCCCACCGGGAAGCACTCCGGCTCGTCGCCCGAGCTGCGAGCCTCCCATGCGGACCGGGACCGGGTGGTGGATGTGCTGCGGATCGCGGCGGGGGACGGCCTCCTGACCGCGGACGAGTTGGACGAGCGCCTGGAAGCCGCCCTGTCGGCGCGGACTCTGAGTGAACTGGCCACGCTCACCGCCGACTTGCCGCCCGTCTCGGCCACGACCGGCACGACCGTGGCAGATGTCAAGGACGTGGTCCGGATCGAACAGGTCCACAGCGGCGCGATCGAGCGCCTGGGACGCTGGGTGGTGCCGCGGAGGATGGAACTCGCGGTGACGTTCTGCGAGGTGACACTCGACTTCACTGACGCAGTGATTACGCACGACACCTTGCGGATCGACGTGGGCATGACGGGCAAGACCCTGACCCTGGTTACGAGGCCGGGCGTCGTGGTCGATACCGACGGTCTGCAGCTGGTGCACAGCAAGGTCAAGTACCGTCAGACTCCGACGAATCCTGACGCGCCGGTCACTCTGCGAGTGGAGCTGGTCGGTATGAAGGCCTTCGGCCGCGTTGTGGTGCGGTCCAGGCGTCGGACGTTCGGGCAGTGGCTGCTGCGCAGGCCCTGA
- a CDS encoding TRAP transporter large permease subunit: MGVVILLVMAAGVALMLTRKLPTAFALTLLAIAIAFLAGAPFTGKNSVLDTVLQEGAPALAATMIAIILGSWLGKLLDETGIAGTLVRKIVEFGGDRPTVVALGVLAVSALVGTVTGSAPAAMLAGIIGIPAMIAVGVPKVTAAGTVLMGIAVGIPFELPLWQFFSTALELPIPTVRGFMVKLFPFALAAALAFVLVETRRRGTEHAWSLKSVDSPGAKPRSRRAELGDAPWYALLAPAVPLVLALGFELAIIPSLLAGVLYALVTTTRPGGMNKRLLRTLYGGFEVAAPPLVLFIAIGILLAAVKLPGAVDALEPLVKAVSPHNPVVFVLVFTLLVPLCLYRGPLNVFGLGAGIAGVLIATGIYPAAAVLGMATSYNQVFGVADPTSTQTVWSAQYAGVSPQQVMVRTLPYVWAVALGGLCVTAATYL; the protein is encoded by the coding sequence ATGGGTGTCGTCATCCTTCTCGTCATGGCGGCCGGCGTCGCCCTGATGCTCACCCGCAAACTACCGACCGCCTTCGCGCTGACCCTGCTCGCCATCGCCATCGCCTTTCTCGCCGGGGCGCCGTTCACCGGCAAGAACAGCGTGCTGGACACCGTCCTCCAGGAAGGCGCGCCTGCCCTGGCCGCCACCATGATCGCGATCATTCTGGGGTCCTGGCTGGGCAAGCTCCTCGACGAGACGGGCATCGCGGGCACACTCGTCCGCAAGATCGTCGAGTTCGGCGGTGACCGCCCGACCGTGGTGGCCCTGGGCGTCCTCGCCGTGTCCGCACTCGTCGGTACGGTGACCGGCTCGGCGCCCGCCGCCATGCTCGCCGGCATCATCGGCATCCCCGCCATGATCGCCGTCGGCGTGCCCAAGGTGACCGCCGCGGGCACGGTGCTGATGGGCATCGCCGTGGGCATCCCCTTCGAGCTGCCACTGTGGCAGTTCTTCTCCACCGCACTGGAGCTGCCCATCCCGACCGTGCGCGGCTTCATGGTGAAGCTCTTCCCCTTCGCGCTGGCCGCCGCTCTCGCGTTCGTCCTCGTCGAGACACGACGGCGTGGTACCGAGCACGCCTGGTCTCTCAAGTCCGTCGACTCCCCCGGCGCGAAGCCTCGTTCACGACGCGCGGAGCTGGGCGACGCACCCTGGTACGCGCTGCTCGCCCCCGCCGTCCCGCTCGTTCTCGCGCTGGGCTTCGAACTCGCCATCATCCCCTCGCTGTTGGCAGGCGTCCTGTACGCGCTCGTCACCACGACGCGGCCCGGCGGCATGAACAAACGGCTGCTGCGCACCCTGTACGGCGGCTTCGAGGTGGCCGCCCCGCCGCTCGTCCTGTTCATCGCCATCGGCATCCTGCTCGCGGCCGTGAAACTGCCCGGTGCCGTGGACGCACTCGAACCGCTCGTCAAGGCCGTCAGTCCGCACAACCCCGTGGTGTTCGTCCTCGTCTTCACGCTCCTCGTCCCGCTGTGCCTCTACCGCGGCCCCCTCAACGTGTTCGGGCTCGGCGCGGGCATCGCCGGCGTCCTCATCGCCACCGGCATCTACCCCGCGGCCGCCGTCCTCGGCATGGCCACCTCGTACAACCAGGTCTTCGGCGTCGCCGACCCCACCAGCACACAGACCGTGTGGAGCGCCCAGTACGCGGGCGTCTCTCCCCAGCAGGTCATGGTGCGCACCCTGCCGTACGTCTGGGCGGTCGCCCTCGGCGGCCTGTGCGTGACCGCAGCCACCTACCTCTGA